In Streptococcus oralis, a single window of DNA contains:
- a CDS encoding YbaB/EbfC family nucleoid-associated protein, whose product MMNMQNMMRQAQKLQKQMEQSQAELAAMEFVGKSAQDLVQATLTGDKKVVSIDFNPAVVDPEDLETLSDMTAQAINAALEQIDETTKKKLGAFAGKLPF is encoded by the coding sequence ATGATGAACATGCAAAACATGATGCGCCAAGCACAAAAACTTCAAAAACAAATGGAACAAAGCCAAGCAGAACTCGCTGCCATGGAATTTGTTGGAAAATCAGCTCAGGACCTTGTCCAAGCAACTTTGACTGGAGACAAAAAAGTTGTCAGCATTGACTTCAACCCAGCAGTTGTAGATCCAGAAGATCTCGAAACACTTTCAGATATGACTGCGCAAGCAATTAACGCTGCTCTTGAACAAATTGATGAAACGACTAAGAAGAAACTCGGTGCTTTCGCTGGAAAATTGCCTTTCTAA
- a CDS encoding 3'-5' exonuclease, whose translation MEKLRDYIAFDLEFNQHEGVTHLIQVSAVRFQDGQESAAFDSYVHTTAPLKSFINGLTGITAETLKDAPKVEQVLKDFQAFVGDLPIVGYNAAKSDLPILLEHGIDYRDQYKVDLYEEAFERRSSDLHGIANLKLQTVANFLGFHGKSHNSLEDARMTARVYEAFLESDEGKLLIEDQSSFSMNNPFGGLDLSQFLD comes from the coding sequence ATGGAAAAATTAAGAGATTATATCGCCTTTGATTTGGAATTCAATCAACACGAGGGGGTTACCCATTTAATTCAAGTATCGGCAGTCCGCTTTCAAGATGGACAAGAAAGTGCTGCTTTTGATTCTTATGTTCATACTACAGCCCCATTGAAGAGTTTTATCAATGGTTTGACTGGAATCACAGCTGAAACCTTGAAAGATGCGCCAAAAGTAGAACAAGTTTTAAAGGACTTTCAAGCATTTGTTGGCGACTTACCTATTGTTGGTTACAATGCAGCTAAGAGTGATTTGCCTATTCTCTTGGAGCATGGTATTGATTATCGTGACCAGTATAAGGTTGATCTATATGAGGAGGCTTTTGAACGCCGTAGTTCTGACCTACACGGCATAGCCAATCTTAAATTACAAACTGTAGCGAATTTTTTAGGCTTTCACGGGAAGTCTCATAACAGTTTAGAAGACGCCCGCATGACGGCGCGTGTTTACGAAGCTTTTTTGGAATCGGATGAAGGAAAGCTATTAATAGAAGACCAGAGTAGTTTTTCTATGAATAATCCTTTCGGTGGCTTAGATTTATCCCAATTTTTAGACTAG
- the efeO gene encoding iron uptake system protein EfeO, with amino-acid sequence MKKLGFVLLSSALLLTACAVRFEKSTETNDSSKVTALSEDKQKMLDKATADYKTFVQEQIDKLLTDTEGFVQLLKEGKLEEAKKAYPLVRMSYERSEPIAESFGESDVKIDFRLADYVDENKTEEGWSGFHRIERILWEDNTTKGTESYGDQLVNDIKELKAKIATVDVDYKVMLTGAVDLLNEVATSKITGEEEIYSHTDLYDFRANIEGAEKIFQLFKPLLEKSDADLVKELEADFKSVNSLLDKHMTDKEHYKLYTDLTKEDTKELAEAVTKLGEPLSQMGKFLDGE; translated from the coding sequence ATGAAAAAACTAGGTTTTGTCCTTTTATCTTCAGCCTTGCTATTGACAGCATGTGCAGTCCGTTTTGAAAAATCAACCGAGACAAATGATTCCTCTAAGGTGACAGCCTTGTCTGAAGACAAGCAAAAAATGCTGGATAAGGCCACTGCTGACTATAAGACTTTTGTACAAGAGCAAATTGATAAACTTTTGACCGATACTGAGGGCTTTGTTCAACTTTTGAAAGAGGGGAAACTGGAGGAAGCAAAGAAAGCTTATCCATTAGTTCGTATGTCTTATGAGCGTTCAGAACCCATAGCTGAGAGCTTTGGTGAGTCAGATGTCAAGATTGACTTTCGTTTGGCAGACTACGTAGATGAAAATAAGACTGAGGAAGGCTGGTCTGGTTTCCACCGTATTGAGCGTATCCTTTGGGAAGATAATACCACAAAAGGGACTGAAAGTTATGGTGATCAATTGGTCAATGATATTAAGGAATTGAAAGCTAAGATTGCGACTGTAGATGTGGACTACAAGGTTATGTTGACTGGAGCAGTTGACTTGCTTAATGAAGTAGCGACAAGCAAGATTACAGGTGAAGAGGAAATCTATTCTCATACAGATTTGTACGATTTCCGTGCTAATATCGAGGGTGCTGAGAAAATTTTCCAACTATTTAAACCTTTACTAGAAAAATCAGATGCTGATTTAGTTAAAGAATTGGAAGCAGATTTCAAATCTGTTAATAGTTTGCTGGATAAACACATGACAGACAAGGAACACTACAAACTCTATACTGATTTGACAAAAGAAGACACCAAGGAATTGGCTGAAGCCGTGACAAAACTTGGTGAACCTCTATCACAAATGGGCAAATTTCTTGATGGAGAATAA
- a CDS encoding glycerophosphoryl diester phosphodiesterase membrane domain-containing protein produces the protein MKPEKPKKLGFRKIYYNLDKILFLFFLIFMMVEFVWLPLNSWIAGILLRQTGYLFISYNNFWAIIQGSPFISLAFLILIAINLLVAYFQICLLFIGARHLLYHEKRTLIEYSRKVFHQSFLFVKRLSFCKMAFVFFYIAMLFPFIRKILKIYYLNKIIIPDFIVNYWEGKHWMVGLMIIASAWIFLYISVRFMFALPKILFERKTVRESVKYSLQKTKKNVLFFSWHLLLIIIKTYLFFFGLLIPLLFAQAVMDNLTQKESLILGVINFVLIKNFHYMTLTYFLVKFVSFLTGEELEIMPRRKKDHLMRWGVMGCASIFFAIEGYVYLESPDTNTPLVISHRGVSNKNGVQNTVQSLEKTAQLKPDLIEMDVQETKDGQFVMMHDANLKNLTGINATPQDLTLDELTNTDIYENGYQTKISSFDAYLERANALNQKLLIEIKTSKKDSPQMMDHFLEKYGATIKKYGHQMQSLDYHVIDKVLTYDSEIPVYFILPYNSIFPRTKATGYTMEYSTLDEYFVNKLWTTDQRLYVWTVNGSEAFDKAVRLGADGMITDDLEMVQSQVTMAQDDPEYTELLLKKAMEFFDF, from the coding sequence ATGAAACCTGAAAAACCTAAGAAGCTAGGTTTTAGGAAGATATACTATAACCTAGATAAGATTTTATTTCTATTTTTCTTGATATTTATGATGGTTGAGTTTGTCTGGCTACCATTGAATTCATGGATTGCTGGCATCCTTCTGAGACAAACAGGTTACTTGTTTATCTCCTACAATAACTTTTGGGCGATTATACAAGGCTCGCCTTTTATCAGTTTAGCCTTTCTCATCTTAATTGCAATCAATCTCCTGGTTGCCTATTTCCAGATTTGTCTTTTGTTTATCGGGGCTCGTCACCTTCTCTATCATGAAAAGAGAACTTTAATCGAGTACAGTAGAAAAGTATTTCACCAGAGCTTTCTATTCGTTAAGCGATTGAGCTTTTGTAAGATGGCCTTTGTCTTTTTTTACATTGCTATGCTTTTCCCGTTCATCCGTAAGATTTTAAAAATCTACTACCTCAACAAGATTATTATTCCTGATTTTATTGTGAATTATTGGGAAGGTAAGCATTGGATGGTAGGTCTGATGATCATAGCATCCGCTTGGATCTTTCTCTACATCTCTGTCCGATTTATGTTTGCCCTCCCTAAGATTCTCTTTGAAAGAAAGACAGTAAGAGAAAGTGTGAAATATAGTCTCCAAAAGACAAAGAAAAATGTCCTTTTCTTCTCTTGGCATCTCTTACTCATTATTATTAAAACCTATCTCTTCTTCTTTGGTTTGTTAATTCCCTTGCTTTTTGCGCAAGCAGTGATGGATAATCTCACTCAAAAAGAATCCTTGATTCTCGGTGTGATTAATTTTGTCTTGATTAAAAATTTCCATTACATGACCCTGACTTATTTCCTAGTGAAGTTTGTTTCCTTCCTGACAGGAGAAGAGTTGGAGATCATGCCAAGGAGAAAGAAAGATCATCTGATGAGATGGGGTGTCATGGGGTGTGCAAGCATCTTCTTTGCCATAGAAGGCTACGTTTATCTGGAATCTCCGGATACCAATACACCTTTAGTGATTTCGCACAGAGGAGTAAGTAATAAAAATGGTGTTCAAAATACTGTGCAGTCTTTAGAAAAAACAGCTCAGCTAAAACCAGATCTCATCGAAATGGATGTGCAGGAAACGAAAGACGGTCAGTTCGTGATGATGCACGATGCTAACCTAAAAAATTTAACAGGTATTAATGCTACGCCGCAAGATTTGACTCTGGATGAATTAACAAATACAGATATTTATGAGAATGGTTATCAAACAAAGATTTCAAGCTTTGATGCCTATTTAGAACGAGCAAATGCTTTAAATCAAAAATTGCTGATTGAGATTAAGACCAGTAAAAAAGATAGTCCGCAAATGATGGACCATTTCCTCGAAAAGTACGGAGCGACTATCAAGAAATATGGACATCAGATGCAATCACTAGACTATCATGTGATTGATAAAGTGTTGACTTATGATTCTGAAATTCCAGTTTACTTTATTCTTCCCTATAACAGTATCTTCCCAAGAACCAAGGCAACGGGTTACACTATGGAGTACTCGACTTTGGATGAATACTTTGTCAATAAACTCTGGACAACCGATCAGAGGCTCTATGTTTGGACCGTAAATGGTTCGGAGGCATTTGATAAAGCAGTTCGTCTCGGCGCAGATGGCATGATTACTGATGATCTTGAAATGGTCCAGTCACAAGTCACAATGGCTCAAGACGATCCAGAATATACGGAATTACTCTTAAAGAAAGCAATGGAATTCTTTGATTTCTAA
- the rocS gene encoding chromosome segregation protein RocS: MSIEMTVSEIAEVLGLSRQAINNRVKELPEEDTKKNDKGVTVVTRSGLIKLEEIYKKTIFEDEPVSDDVKQRELMEILVDEKNAEILRLYEQLKAKDRQLSEKDEQMRIKDRQIAEKDKQLDQQQQLTLQAMKDQETLKLELDQAKEEVQATKKGFFARLFGGK; this comes from the coding sequence ATGAGTATTGAAATGACCGTCAGTGAGATTGCAGAGGTCTTAGGACTATCTCGTCAAGCAATCAACAATCGTGTCAAAGAACTTCCAGAAGAGGACACGAAAAAAAATGACAAAGGTGTAACTGTAGTTACTCGAAGTGGCTTAATCAAGCTAGAGGAAATCTACAAAAAAACGATTTTTGAAGATGAACCAGTCAGTGATGATGTTAAACAACGTGAACTGATGGAAATCTTGGTCGATGAGAAAAATGCTGAAATTCTTCGTTTGTACGAGCAGCTCAAGGCAAAAGACCGCCAGTTATCAGAAAAAGATGAACAGATGCGTATCAAAGACCGACAGATTGCTGAAAAGGACAAACAGTTGGACCAACAGCAACAGTTAACTCTTCAAGCCATGAAGGATCAAGAAACCTTGAAACTCGAGTTGGACCAAGCAAAAGAAGAAGTCCAAGCAACCAAAAAAGGCTTTTTTGCTCGCCTTTTTGGAGGAAAATAA
- the macP gene encoding cell wall synthase accessory phosphoprotein MacP — MGKPLLTDEMIERANRGEKISGPPLQDEEETKILPTSSQHFGYSRSRDHGFSQDTLTIEVEPTIHKSRRIENTKRNVFNSKLNRILFAVILLLILLILAMKLL; from the coding sequence ATGGGAAAACCTTTATTAACAGATGAAATGATTGAACGTGCCAATCGTGGTGAGAAAATCTCAGGACCACCCCTTCAAGATGAGGAGGAAACCAAAATCCTGCCAACATCTTCACAACATTTTGGTTATTCACGTTCTAGAGACCACGGTTTTAGTCAAGATACCTTAACAATCGAAGTAGAGCCAACGATTCATAAGAGTCGCCGCATTGAGAATACCAAGAGAAATGTTTTTAATTCAAAACTCAATCGCATCTTGTTTGCAGTTATCCTACTTTTGATTTTGTTAATTTTAGCGATGAAACTCTTGTAA
- a CDS encoding 5'-methylthioadenosine/adenosylhomocysteine nucleosidase: protein MKIGIIAAMPEELVYLTQNLDKPQEVQVLGNTYYTGSVGNTEVVLVQSGIGKVMSAMSVAILADHFQVEAIINTGSAGALAEGIAVGDVVIADRLAYHDVDVTAFGYAYGQMAGQPLYFESDKKFIAWIKENLFQLEQTWHLGLIATGDSFIAGDDKIASIKSHFPDVLAVEMEGAAIAQAAQSLNLPFLVIRAMSDNANHEASVSFDEFIIEAGRRSAQVLLAFLKALD, encoded by the coding sequence ATGAAAATTGGAATCATTGCTGCCATGCCAGAAGAACTCGTATATTTGACTCAGAATTTGGATAAACCTCAAGAAGTCCAAGTCTTAGGAAATACATACTACACAGGCTCTGTTGGCAATACTGAAGTCGTTCTAGTTCAGAGTGGGATTGGAAAGGTCATGTCAGCTATGAGTGTAGCTATTCTAGCTGACCATTTTCAGGTAGAAGCTATCATCAATACAGGATCAGCAGGTGCTCTTGCCGAAGGGATTGCTGTTGGTGATGTCGTGATTGCAGATAGACTAGCTTACCATGATGTGGATGTGACTGCTTTTGGTTATGCTTATGGCCAAATGGCTGGTCAACCTCTGTACTTTGAATCAGATAAGAAATTTATCGCTTGGATTAAAGAAAACTTATTTCAGTTAGAGCAGACATGGCATCTAGGCTTGATTGCCACAGGGGACAGTTTTATAGCTGGAGATGATAAGATTGCTAGTATCAAATCCCACTTCCCTGATGTTTTAGCAGTTGAAATGGAAGGGGCTGCTATTGCACAAGCGGCTCAGTCTCTTAATTTACCGTTCCTAGTCATTCGTGCTATGAGTGACAATGCCAATCACGAAGCCTCTGTCTCTTTTGATGAGTTTATTATCGAAGCTGGACGTCGTTCTGCCCAAGTCTTACTAGCCTTTTTAAAAGCCTTAGATTAA
- a CDS encoding NUDIX hydrolase — protein sequence MEFEEKTISRKEIYQGPIFKLVQDQVELPEGKGTAQRDLIFHNGAVCVLAVTAEDKIVLVKQYRKAIEAVSYEIPAGKLELGENADPMAAALRELEEEVAYTAKLELLYDFYSAIGFCNEKLKLYLASDLVKVENPRPQDDDETLEVLEVSLEEAKNLIQSGHICDAKTIMAIQYWELQKK from the coding sequence ATGGAATTTGAAGAAAAAACGATTAGTCGGAAGGAAATCTATCAAGGTCCTATTTTCAAACTAGTACAGGATCAGGTGGAGCTACCAGAAGGAAAGGGTACTGCCCAACGTGACTTGATTTTTCACAATGGAGCTGTTTGTGTGCTAGCTGTGACAGCCGAAGACAAAATCGTTCTCGTTAAGCAATACCGAAAGGCTATCGAGGCGGTTTCTTATGAGATTCCTGCAGGTAAACTAGAACTTGGTGAAAATGCTGATCCAATGGCGGCGGCCCTTCGTGAATTGGAAGAAGAAGTTGCCTACACAGCTAAGTTAGAACTGTTGTACGATTTCTATTCTGCGATTGGATTTTGTAATGAAAAACTAAAACTCTACCTCGCTAGTGATTTGGTCAAGGTGGAAAATCCTCGCCCACAAGATGATGATGAAACTTTGGAAGTTTTAGAAGTAAGCCTAGAGGAAGCCAAGAACCTGATCCAGTCAGGTCATATCTGTGATGCTAAGACTATCATGGCAATCCAGTACTGGGAACTACAAAAGAAATAG